Sequence from the Feifania hominis genome:
GCTTGCCGTATTTGAGCAGCCCCTCGTAGCGCTTTAAATGAAGCGCGAGACCGATGGGGTGGGAACCCATGCGAAGCAGAGAGCCGCCGCCGGCCAGACGCCAGTGACGCGAGTAGTCCGCATGGGATCCGCTGTGGCTCTCCTCAGTACGGATTTCAAGAATGGCGCCGCCGCTCTTTTTGAGAATCCGCTTGGCCTTTTCCACAACCGGCGCGTAGACAAAGTCCTCCGCGTAGCAGATTTTCACGTTGTTCTTCCTTGCGGCCTCCACAATTCGGTCGGCGTTTTTCATGGCTTCAAAATAGAGCTCTTTTTTCGGGGTCTTACCGGCCGGCCGGTCCGGACTGTCAACGCCGAATCCGCCGGTCAGGGGCTTTTCACAGATGATGTGTTTGCCGGCGTTTGCCGCCTGCACGCAGAAATCGGCGTGGAGCACATTGGGGACACAGATGTCGACAACATCGATCTCCGGATCGGCGATCATCTCTTCAAAATCACGGTAGACACGCCCAATGCCGAATTTTTTTGCATACTCTTCTGCATTGTCCTTGGCGGTAATGCCAACAACCTCCATTTTGACGTCCCCCGACACGCGCCGGTAGGCGTCGAGGTGAATGTTGGAAACAAATCCGGCGCCCACCACGCCAACTTTCAGTGTTTTCATGCACGCGACCTCCTATGTTTCAAAATTCACAAAAGCCAGACACTTTGACAGCTGATTCCTGTCTAATTTATCTTAACATGCAAAAAAGCGGGGCGCCTATGTAAATAGAACGGAGAGCATTGCAAATTCTGATTTTCTGCCTCAAGTTTTTTCTTCCGATATAGAGAGGGAGTGATCTGCCCCGCCTGGAACTGCCGAAAGAGGGAAAAAACACATGCTTTTTATCGAAATGGCTGCCGGCGGCGGACTGAAAAGAACACGAAATTGTTAAATTGGAACAGAAAAATCATTATTTGCAATGATGGAGAGGAAATTAACACTGTAGCTACATCTGCCAATAATGTTACCATTAACCATATAGAATCTGGTCAAGTTGACGGTGCGTGAAAATTGACATGGAGAGAGTTGTTTCGGAGTTTTACAGTGAGTCTGCCCACCGCGGTTTTAAGGACATTGGTGAAATGCTGATGTTTTTAAAATAGACAACATCTTAGAATCTTTTAGGGACGAAAGGAGCAAAACCATGAAAAAACTATTGGCACTTCTCCTCGCAATTGTTCTCTGCTTCAGTTTGGCTGCCTGTAACAAAACACCGGCCAGCGACGATCCGGGCAATACGGGGAATGAAGGGGACAACAACGATCCCGGTACGACGACCACAGGCGAACCTTTGAAGATCGGAATTCTCACGGCCCTTACCGGCGCAAGCAAAGAGACGGGAGATCGCACAAGACGCGCGACGGAACTCGCTGTTGAGGAGATCAACGCAAACGGCGGCGTTCTGGGTCAGGATGTGGAGCTTGTCTACTTTGATGTGGGCGCGGACCAGCAGAGCTTCATCAATGCGCTGCAGGCGGCTGTGAACACAGAGGGGATCAGCGCGACCATCGGCTACTCCAACAGTACGCTGACCGTCGCGGGCTCGGAGATCATCCGGGAATCCGAAATCCCCAATATCACACTGGGCAACAGCTCCGGTATCATTGCGCTGGAGAATCCCTACCTCTGGCAGTGCCGTCTGCCCGACACCATCACAACGGAAATTCTCGCGAAGATCCACTTTGAAACCTATGGCGTCCAAAACCCCTGCATCATCTGGATGACCGAGGCTGCCGGCCAGAGCCAGCACGATACCTATGTCAAGACGATGGAGAGCCTCGGCGGCAAGATTGCGGGCGATTTCGGATTTGACAGAACGACCACGTCCGACTTTACGCCGATCATGACCCAGGTCATGGCCACGGAGAACGACGGCCTTGCCATTTTCTGCACCAACCAGCAGGACGGCGTTCTGCTTGCTGAGACGGTTAAGAACTTCGGCTATGACAAACCAGTTGCCACCTCCTCCGGAAACCTCTCCTATGCCTTTGTCGATGTTCTGACCGACGGCGCAGGCGAGGGATGGTTTGGAATCTCGGAGTTTAATCTCGATGCGGACACGCCCGGACTGCAGGATTACATCACAGACGTAATGGCGAGAGGTTCTGCGGAACTTGGGCGCCCGAGCTGGTCTGAAACTGCGAACTATGATGCGGTTTACTATCTCGCAGCTGCGGCCGAAAAAGCGGGCTCTGCCGATCCCGAGTCGATCAACGAGGGCCTCAGCCAGCTTTCCGATGAGCAGGGCAAGATGACCAGCTACAGCTACCACGACGACCACTCTCTGGCGAACTACGGATGGATTGCCGAAATTAAAGGCGGCGAAATCAACTTCGGAGAGCAGGTATTCAGAGACTAATCAGGATCTGAAAAGAAGAGAATCGGGGCTTCAGAACGGATGTTTTGAAGCCCCGATAATGTAGAGACCAAAAATAGAGAGGAGTAGCTTGTTGCTATGGGGATGTTTCTTTCGTTGACCGGCAGCGGCCTTGCAATGGGAATGATATATGCCATGCTGTCTGTCGGTTTGCTGCTGCTGATTCGCTCTGTCGGCGTCACCAACTATGCGCAGGGCGATCTGCTCGCACTCGGCGCCTTTACGGCGTTCTTCTTGATGGACCGTCTGAACTTAAACGGGCTGCCGATGATTTTGCTGATGATTGTCCTGTTTGCCTGTTTTGGAACGACGTTCATGTTCACCTGTTACTACCCTCTTCGAAAAACAAAGTGGAACCAGGCAATCATGGTGTGTACTCTGGGCGCGGGCATGGTTATCCAGGAGGTCTGCCTGCTTGTCTGTGGTTCCATGGTCAAGCCGATGGAGCCGATCATTCCCGGCACGTTGACCATAGGTTCTTTTGTTCTTCAGTGGCAGTATATTGTTGTCTTTTTTGTAAGTCTGTTGGTCATGGTCGCGGTGTATCTTCTGTTTGACAAGCTCTACGCGGGCCGCGCCATGCTCGCCGCGGCACAGAACAGCTATGCGGCCAATCTGATCGGCATTCCGTCCATTTTGACAACGCTTGGTACATACATCATCGTCATGATGATCGTGGGATTTGCGGGCTATCTGGTGGCGCCGATTTTCCTTGTGAGAACAACGCTCAACTCCCTTCAGTCCAAGGCCTTTGCCTCGATGGTCCTCGGCGGCTTTGGCAGCGTGAAAGGAGCTGTGATCGGCAGTCTGATGATTGGCCTGATCGAGTCCTACAGCACCTATTTTACAACCGTATACAAGGATGTCATTGTCTTCGGCGTGTTGCTTTTGACCCTTTTGATCAGACCGCAGGGGATCTTCGGTGAAATCCAACTCAAAGAGAAAGCGTGAGGGAGGAAAGATGAAGAAGAGTATTTTAAAATCCAACACGCTGCTGAAGCTGTTTTTGGTCCTTGTTGCCATAGCGGCCATCGTGCTGCTCTCCAAACAGTGCAACAACTATCAGCTGACGATTGTAAACTCCGCCATTATTTATTTTATCTCGGCAATGGGCTATACGGTCATGCTCGGAATGGGCGGCATGATGCCGATGGCGACGGTCACGTTTATGGGCTTCGGCGCGTTTTTCACGGCGCAGCTCTCGAAGAACTTCGGTCTGCCGACGCCGCTGGCGGGGCTTCTCGCCGTGGCGGGCGCAACCCTGATCGCCTACATCCTCTCCATCATGCTTGTGCGCCTTTCCAGCTATTATTTTGTGTTTGGTACCATTGGCCTGTGCAACATGATGGCAACGGTTTTTCAGAATTACAAACCGCTTACAAACGGCGCGGACGGCATCAACGGCATACCCAAGCTCGAGCTTTTCGGGTTCCAGTTCCGCTCGCTGAGCGACTGGTGCCTGCTTCTCTCAGGCATTGCGCTGATCATTATGTTTATTGTGTCCCGAATTCGCAAGAGCTCTCTCGGAAGAAGCCTGATGTCCATTCGGGACAATGCGGTGGCGGCGGAAACACTGGGAGTCAACATCCGCAGGACCAAGAGAATTGCCTTTACGATCGGCTCGATGTTTTCGGCGATTGCCGGAATGCTGGTGGCGTACCACAACGGCGTTGTGAGCGCATCGCTCTTCACGTTTAACGTGCAGCAGAATCTGCTCATGATGGTGATGCTCGGCGGCATCAACAGCACGGTGGGTGCGCTCGGCGGCGCATTTCTCATTCAGTTTATGCCGGAAATGCTGCGGCCGATTCAGGAGTATATGCGCCTGATTCAGGGCATCATGCTGATTTTGCTGATGATATTCATGCCGATGGGCATTCACGGATTGATCAAAACAGCATATGAAAAACTGAAAGGTAAGATCATGGTGAAAAAGGAGGTGAGCCGCGTTGAAAGCGAAGAACGCACAGGAGCTTTTAAGAGCTGAGGAACTGACCATTACATTTGGCGGACTCACAGCGGCTGACCACGTCTCTTTCCATGTGGCTTCGGGTGAGATCATGGGCCTGATTGGCCCGAACGGCGCCGGCAAAACCACACTGCTGAATCTCATCAGCGGCATTTATCAGTGCGACTCGGGCAAGGTGTACCTGGATGGCCGGGACGTGACAAAGGTACCCTCTCACAACCGGGCCAGAATGGGCCTTGGCAGAACATTTCAAACGCCCCGTTTCCTGCACCGCTCCTCCATTCGTGACAACCTGATGCTCGGCACAGACCTCGGCAGCCAAATCGGCTTTTTCAAATCTTTCATGGGCAAGCAGAACCTCGAATTTGAGCAGGAGGTCGAAGAGCTCATGGAGTATGCGGGCTTTGCAATCGATTGGCACAGCGACATCAACGCGCTTCCCTTTGGCCAGAGAAAGCGCCTTGAGATTGTGCGCTCGCTGCTTGCGCATCCGAAAGTGCTGCTTGTCGACGAGCCGGCGGCCGGGTTGAACACAAAGGAGCTCCAGTATGCAGAAAATCTCCTGCGATACGCGGTGAGCAAGGGAATTGGCGTTGTTCTCATCGAGCATCAGATGGATCTTGTCATGAATGTCTGCGACAGGATCATCGTGCTCAATTTCGGCAAGCTGATTGCCGAGGGGACCCCGAAAGAGATCGCGTCGAACCCGGCGGTCATAGAAGCCTATTTGGGGAGGAAGAGTCATGCTCAAAATTAGTAATCTTCACGCCTACTATGGGACGATTGAGGCGCTCAGAGGCGTTGATCTCGAAATCCGGGATGGGCAGATCTGCACGATCATCGGAGCGAACGGAGCCGGCAAGACCACGCTGCTCAAGTCGATATCCGGAATTGTCAATCGCACAGGGCTTATCACATGGGACGAAGAGGATATCTCAAAGTGCAACAGCCTGCAGACCGTGCGAAAGGGAATCGTGCATGTGCCGGAGGGCCGCCTCGTATTTCCCGGCCTGTCGGTTCGAGAAAATCTCGAGATGGGCACCATCAACTGGCATGGCTTTTTCGGGAGAAAGCCCTACGATGAGGACTTGGAAAAAGTCTATGAGCTCTTTCCGAGACTCCTGGAGAGAAAGGATCAAAAGGCGTGGAGCCTCTCGGGCGGCGAGCAGCAGATGCTGGCCATCGGGCGTGGTATGATGGCGCGTCCAAAGCTTCTCATGCTCGACGAGCCCTCAATGGGCCTGGCGCCGAAGCTGGTCGACGAGATGTTTAAAAAGATAGTTGAGATCAATCGGACGCACCACATTCCCATTCTTCTCATAGAGCAGAATGCAAATCTTGCGCTTGAAATATCCGATTATGCCTATGTGCTCGATCAGGGGAAGATCGCGGTTCACGGCCCGGCCGACGAATTGCGCACAGATCCTCAGGTTACGAGAGCGTACCTCGGCGCCCACGCCAATGAGAGTGTGCACGTGGGAAATTGATCCACTCAGAGTACAGAAAGCGGGCGACATTTGTCGCCCGCTTTCTGTTCGCCAATGGCATCACCGATATTGCTTGTCCTTGAGATCTGCAAAATATTTTTGGGGGGAAACGTGATACTTTTTTAGAAAACAACGGTAAAAACAGGAGTAGTCGCTAAAGCCGCATTGCTCTGCTGCGCTGCTGAAAGTAACACCGGAGCGGATGAGATTTTCCGCAATTTCCAAGCGCTTATTGATGATATACTGATAAGCTGTACTGCCGGTAAGATCCTTGAAAAAGCGCATGACGCTGTATTTGTTCATACAGACATAATTTGCAATATCGTTGATGGAAATGGGGGAGTCAATGTTTTCAATGATATATTGTTCGATCATGTTGAGCAGCTGAATTGGCTGGAGCCTGGCGGTAGGCGCGGTCGAATTCTCGTCGTAGAACAGCTCTGCTATTTTTACAAAGAGCTCTGAGAGATAGATGTCCGACAGCACCTCGTACCCGAACGGATGCTCCTGGTAGACGGTGAGAATCTTGCCCAGAAGCATGCGGATCTGGCTTTGGACATAGTAGGGAAATCGGTAAATTTCCAGGGTGCTCTGTTTAAAGCACACAGAGAAGTCTATGCCTCCCCGTGAAAGATCGTCCAGTGTCTTCTGCTTGATCTGCAGAGTGATGCGCTCATAGAGTGTGTTGGGATTGAGCAGATGGGGGCCATGCTTTTCATAGGCACGTATAAATACCATATCTCCCGGCTTGAGTTTAAAAACACCGGACGGAATCTGATAGGCGACGCTGCCGTCTACAATGAAAACCAGCTCATGAAAATCATGGCAGTGCAGATGCAGATTCTGTTCGTTTTTTCCTGAGAGATACCGAATCGAGAACTTTTCCAGAAGAGATTCGTTGTATTTTATCAATTCCGATTTTTGTAAACGCATTGATAACCTCGTCCCTTTTAGCTTGATTTAGATAGTGAATACGTAATGATGCAATAAAAACCGAGCTTATATATATTTAAGAAAGGATTGCTGACTGCATATACAGACAACAATCCTTTCTGTGGTTGGGATACGGTTACTCTTTCGATATTATGTTTTTCAATTTATTGCGACGGGAAAACAGATCACGGCGTCATCATGATTTTGAGGGCCTTTTTCTGTTCGACCATGTCGCAGGCCTCGTTGACCTCGTCGAGTTTCATGTAGTGGGAAATGACCGCGTCAAAGTCGAGCTTGCCATCCTGATACAGATCCAGCATCGTCACGTAGGCGGGCATGGAATACCCCTGAATGGTCTTGATGACGTTCTCGTTGCGCACGAAGTTCCAGGGGCGGAAGCTGACCGTTTTGCCCTCAAAGCCGCTGCCGGCGATGATGCAGGTACCGCTGACCGCGAGAGAGTGAATGGCGTTCTCAACGCCGCCCACCTTGCCGGTGACTTCAATGGTATAATCGGCGCCGTGTCCGTCGGTCAATTCAAGGATTTTTGCGACAGCATCCTCCTTGTCAGCCATGATCACATCGGTTGCGCCGAGCCGCTTGGAGGCCTCCAGACGCTCCTCGTCGTCGCTCAAGCCGACCATGATGATCTTCCGCGGCGAGGTCATTTTGACGGTCTGCACGCAGAGCTGACCGCAGGACCCCGGGCCGAAAATGGCAACAATACTGCCGGGCTGAATGTTGGTATCGTAGACCGCGGTCACGGCCAGAGCGGCGTTTTCAATCAGCGGCACATGTTTAAAAGGCATGAAATCGGGCACGTGCCCGAGAGATTCCTGGTGGATTGCGGCGTATTCGGCAAAGCCGCCGTTGCGGTCGATGCCCCAGTGAATCCAGTGGGTGCACTTTCTGCCCGCAATGCATTCGCGGCAGACACCGCAATACAGGGAGTGCGTCTCGCGAATGCGCTCGCCGACCTTGAATTTGGATACCTGAGAGCCAACTTCCACCACGGTGCCGCAGAACTCGTGCCCCGGAATCAGCGGGGGAATCACAGGGCCATGACGCCCCATAAACGTGTTGTTGCGAATCGCGACGTCGGTGCCGCAGAGTCCGATGGTATCGACTTTCATGAGTACATCGAGCGGTCCGAGCTCCGGAATGGGAACCTGTTTTACAACGTACTTTTTGGTTTCGTCAACCTTGACGGCGGCTTTCATCGTTCCGGTCATTTGATACAGCTCCTTTCATTGTTACCTCAGGGATTCAGCATAATTTTAACGGCCTGCTTGGCTTCAACCAGGTCGCATGCTTCGTTGACTTGGTCAAGCGGCATATACCGGGTAATCACCGAGTCAAAATCCAGTTTCCCGGATTTGTACAGATCGAGCATGGTGACATAGGCCAGACCATTGTAGCCCTGGATGGTCTTGATGACGTTTTCGTTGCGGACAAAATTCCAGGGCTTGAAGTGAACGGGTTTCCCCTCAAAGCCGCTGCCGGCCACGATGCAGGTGCCGCTGACGGCAAGAGAGTGAATGGCATTTTCCACAGCGGCGGATTTGCCCGTGACCTCGATCGCGAAATCGGCGCCGTGGCCGTCTGTGAGTTCCATGATCTTTTTGACCGGGTCCTCAGCGTCGGCGTTGATCGCGTCGGTTGCGCCGAGCTCAAGAGACTTTTTGAGACGCTGCTCATCATCCCCGAGGCCGACCATAATCAGGCGAAGAGGGGATGCCATGCTCACCGTTTGCACAAGCAGCTGACCGCAGGAGCCGGGGCCGAAAATGGCGACTGTGCTGCCGGCGGCGATCCCGTTTTGCGTGGCGATGCGAACCGCCATCGCGGCGTTTTCAGTCAGGGGCGCATGCCTGTAGGGCAGAAAATCGGGAAGAGGAAACAGCGACTGCTCATGAATGGCCGCATACTGCGCAAAACCGCCGTTTTTGTCAATGCCCCAGTGAACCCAGTGCGTGCATTTTCTGCCCGCGATGCACTCGCGGCAGACGCCGCAGTACAGCGAGCGCCGTTCAAATACTTTGTCGCCCACCTTGAATCGGGAGACGGCAGGGCCAACATCCACGACCTCGCCGGTAAACTCGTGCCCCGGAATCAGCGGCGGCTTTACCGGGCCGTGCCGCCCCATAAACGTGTTGTTGCGAATGGCGACATCTGTGCCGCAGAGCCCGATGGTATGCACTTTCACCAGTACGTCCAGCGGGCCGAGTTCGGGAATGGGTACCTCGGTTACCACATACCTCTTCTGCTCGTCGACCTTGACGGCCGCTTTCATCATACCTTTCATTTGCGCACCTCCCAATTTCGAGTTGCCGCGATACCGGGAAACGAGCCAATGAGATGCATTGCAGATTGTAGAGAGCCCTGCGAAAACCTTGCAAATACTGACGTGTGTGGAAAACCCGGTATTGAGGCATTGCGATTGTTTCATTGAATTTATAATACTGAAATTTAAAAAGCAGATACAGTGTTATTGTTGGTTGCGAGATTGCAATAAGTGCGTAATCGCAAGGGGCATGAGCATGAAAAAACGGGCTCGTATCGCATGATACGAGCCCGCTTTATGGCGGCGTATTCTCTTCACAGAGAGATTTCCTGCAGCCTCAACAGGGTCTCTATGTATATTTCGCAGGCGCGCAGCGCCTTTGTAAAATCGTAGGCCTCGTTTTTCATGTGGCCGTTTCCGGCCCAGGAGGGCTTTACCGCGTCGTGGAACGTGGCCCCATAACTGACCGCATTGTCCATGCAGCGCGCATAGGTGCCGCCGGATAAGAGCATGGGCTGTATGTCGGGTTCACCGACCGCCTCGCCGTAAATGGAGCAGAGCGCTCTTACGCCGGGATGATCCGGCTCCAGATAGAAGTAGGGGCTGTTCGATACATTTTGGACCTCAAAGCGGTTTTCCCGAGCCGTTGAGGCGATGTGGAGCGCGAGCTCCTCGGGGGAGAGCGCCGTGTTGTAGCGGCAGTTGACGTTCAGCACCAGCCGGTTGTCGCGCAGAGAGAGCATGCCGCCGATGATTGTTGTGGGCTCAAATCGTCCGTCCGGTATATTGATGCCGAACGCACGGCCGTCAAAGTGTTCGGTGGCCAATTTGATAAACTGTGCGGCTGCGGCCTCTTCGCCCTGGAGCGCCCCTGTTTCGCAGAGAAACTGCATGAGCAGATGGTTGGCATTCACGCCTTTTTCGGGCATGGCGGCATGGGCGGCGCGGCCGGTCGCAAGAACCGAGACGCCCCGTTCGGTCAGCTCAACGGCAATTTCTTCGCGGCCCTGAGCCGCTCTTTGCACCAAATCATAGGTTTCTCTTTTCAGCAAGGCGCTCGCCCGGTCGGCCACGGCGTTGGTGACCACACCGCCTGTAAGCTCCAAAATGGCTCCGTCTTCGAGCTGCTGTGATACAAGGTCCGCCGTATAAATTCCCTTTTCGCCGTTGCCGACGGGGAAGTGGAAGTCGGGTGTGAACGTAAAGACCGGCTGCGGGTAGCGGCGCTTGTAGTATGCGATGTCGCTCATGCCGCTCTC
This genomic interval carries:
- a CDS encoding branched-chain amino acid ABC transporter permease — encoded protein: MKKSILKSNTLLKLFLVLVAIAAIVLLSKQCNNYQLTIVNSAIIYFISAMGYTVMLGMGGMMPMATVTFMGFGAFFTAQLSKNFGLPTPLAGLLAVAGATLIAYILSIMLVRLSSYYFVFGTIGLCNMMATVFQNYKPLTNGADGINGIPKLELFGFQFRSLSDWCLLLSGIALIIMFIVSRIRKSSLGRSLMSIRDNAVAAETLGVNIRRTKRIAFTIGSMFSAIAGMLVAYHNGVVSASLFTFNVQQNLLMMVMLGGINSTVGALGGAFLIQFMPEMLRPIQEYMRLIQGIMLILLMIFMPMGIHGLIKTAYEKLKGKIMVKKEVSRVESEERTGAFKS
- a CDS encoding helix-turn-helix domain-containing protein; its protein translation is MRLQKSELIKYNESLLEKFSIRYLSGKNEQNLHLHCHDFHELVFIVDGSVAYQIPSGVFKLKPGDMVFIRAYEKHGPHLLNPNTLYERITLQIKQKTLDDLSRGGIDFSVCFKQSTLEIYRFPYYVQSQIRMLLGKILTVYQEHPFGYEVLSDIYLSELFVKIAELFYDENSTAPTARLQPIQLLNMIEQYIIENIDSPISINDIANYVCMNKYSVMRFFKDLTGSTAYQYIINKRLEIAENLIRSGVTFSSAAEQCGFSDYSCFYRCFLKKYHVSPQKYFADLKDKQYR
- a CDS encoding Gfo/Idh/MocA family protein, which encodes MKTLKVGVVGAGFVSNIHLDAYRRVSGDVKMEVVGITAKDNAEEYAKKFGIGRVYRDFEEMIADPEIDVVDICVPNVLHADFCVQAANAGKHIICEKPLTGGFGVDSPDRPAGKTPKKELYFEAMKNADRIVEAARKNNVKICYAEDFVYAPVVEKAKRILKKSGGAILEIRTEESHSGSHADYSRHWRLAGGGSLLRMGSHPIGLALHLKRYEGLLKYGKPIEVKSVVADVATLTHTEAFQKHHQEWIVDKWQDVEDWSTVVITFEDDTKALISANDTTLGGIVNTLDIFTTNTVLHCNMASNDSVKAYTPSASTYGDEYISEKIETTAGWTFPSPDEDYMRGYPQEMQDFAEAIAGDRDPISDGELGRQVVKVIYAAYISAETGTRVELADL
- a CDS encoding zinc-dependent alcohol dehydrogenase; the encoded protein is MTGTMKAAVKVDETKKYVVKQVPIPELGPLDVLMKVDTIGLCGTDVAIRNNTFMGRHGPVIPPLIPGHEFCGTVVEVGSQVSKFKVGERIRETHSLYCGVCRECIAGRKCTHWIHWGIDRNGGFAEYAAIHQESLGHVPDFMPFKHVPLIENAALAVTAVYDTNIQPGSIVAIFGPGSCGQLCVQTVKMTSPRKIIMVGLSDDEERLEASKRLGATDVIMADKEDAVAKILELTDGHGADYTIEVTGKVGGVENAIHSLAVSGTCIIAGSGFEGKTVSFRPWNFVRNENVIKTIQGYSMPAYVTMLDLYQDGKLDFDAVISHYMKLDEVNEACDMVEQKKALKIMMTP
- a CDS encoding ABC transporter ATP-binding protein; this translates as MKAKNAQELLRAEELTITFGGLTAADHVSFHVASGEIMGLIGPNGAGKTTLLNLISGIYQCDSGKVYLDGRDVTKVPSHNRARMGLGRTFQTPRFLHRSSIRDNLMLGTDLGSQIGFFKSFMGKQNLEFEQEVEELMEYAGFAIDWHSDINALPFGQRKRLEIVRSLLAHPKVLLVDEPAAGLNTKELQYAENLLRYAVSKGIGVVLIEHQMDLVMNVCDRIIVLNFGKLIAEGTPKEIASNPAVIEAYLGRKSHAQN
- a CDS encoding zinc-dependent alcohol dehydrogenase; the encoded protein is MKGMMKAAVKVDEQKRYVVTEVPIPELGPLDVLVKVHTIGLCGTDVAIRNNTFMGRHGPVKPPLIPGHEFTGEVVDVGPAVSRFKVGDKVFERRSLYCGVCRECIAGRKCTHWVHWGIDKNGGFAQYAAIHEQSLFPLPDFLPYRHAPLTENAAMAVRIATQNGIAAGSTVAIFGPGSCGQLLVQTVSMASPLRLIMVGLGDDEQRLKKSLELGATDAINADAEDPVKKIMELTDGHGADFAIEVTGKSAAVENAIHSLAVSGTCIVAGSGFEGKPVHFKPWNFVRNENVIKTIQGYNGLAYVTMLDLYKSGKLDFDSVITRYMPLDQVNEACDLVEAKQAVKIMLNP
- a CDS encoding ABC transporter ATP-binding protein, yielding MLKISNLHAYYGTIEALRGVDLEIRDGQICTIIGANGAGKTTLLKSISGIVNRTGLITWDEEDISKCNSLQTVRKGIVHVPEGRLVFPGLSVRENLEMGTINWHGFFGRKPYDEDLEKVYELFPRLLERKDQKAWSLSGGEQQMLAIGRGMMARPKLLMLDEPSMGLAPKLVDEMFKKIVEINRTHHIPILLIEQNANLALEISDYAYVLDQGKIAVHGPADELRTDPQVTRAYLGAHANESVHVGN
- a CDS encoding ABC transporter substrate-binding protein encodes the protein MKKLLALLLAIVLCFSLAACNKTPASDDPGNTGNEGDNNDPGTTTTGEPLKIGILTALTGASKETGDRTRRATELAVEEINANGGVLGQDVELVYFDVGADQQSFINALQAAVNTEGISATIGYSNSTLTVAGSEIIRESEIPNITLGNSSGIIALENPYLWQCRLPDTITTEILAKIHFETYGVQNPCIIWMTEAAGQSQHDTYVKTMESLGGKIAGDFGFDRTTTSDFTPIMTQVMATENDGLAIFCTNQQDGVLLAETVKNFGYDKPVATSSGNLSYAFVDVLTDGAGEGWFGISEFNLDADTPGLQDYITDVMARGSAELGRPSWSETANYDAVYYLAAAAEKAGSADPESINEGLSQLSDEQGKMTSYSYHDDHSLANYGWIAEIKGGEINFGEQVFRD
- a CDS encoding Sapep family Mn(2+)-dependent dipeptidase encodes the protein MDIKKFVADNESNIKRDIKRLVNIKSVKSAAMPGAPYGKGVRDCQLEAMKICSELGMNVTDCDGHIAFGHYGREDRFLGIIGHIDVVPEGSGWDSEPYRCIERDGCLVGRGASDNKGPFVITAYAVKYLIENNIPLNYGIRFLIGLDEESGMSDIAYYKRRYPQPVFTFTPDFHFPVGNGEKGIYTADLVSQQLEDGAILELTGGVVTNAVADRASALLKRETYDLVQRAAQGREEIAVELTERGVSVLATGRAAHAAMPEKGVNANHLLMQFLCETGALQGEEAAAAQFIKLATEHFDGRAFGINIPDGRFEPTTIIGGMLSLRDNRLVLNVNCRYNTALSPEELALHIASTARENRFEVQNVSNSPYFYLEPDHPGVRALCSIYGEAVGEPDIQPMLLSGGTYARCMDNAVSYGATFHDAVKPSWAGNGHMKNEAYDFTKALRACEIYIETLLRLQEISL
- a CDS encoding branched-chain amino acid ABC transporter permease produces the protein MGMFLSLTGSGLAMGMIYAMLSVGLLLLIRSVGVTNYAQGDLLALGAFTAFFLMDRLNLNGLPMILLMIVLFACFGTTFMFTCYYPLRKTKWNQAIMVCTLGAGMVIQEVCLLVCGSMVKPMEPIIPGTLTIGSFVLQWQYIVVFFVSLLVMVAVYLLFDKLYAGRAMLAAAQNSYAANLIGIPSILTTLGTYIIVMMIVGFAGYLVAPIFLVRTTLNSLQSKAFASMVLGGFGSVKGAVIGSLMIGLIESYSTYFTTVYKDVIVFGVLLLTLLIRPQGIFGEIQLKEKA